The following nucleotide sequence is from Saccharothrix texasensis.
TTGTAGCGCTGGATGTTGTCGTCCTTGCCGATCTTCTTGCCCGCGGCGAGGCCGGCCTGGATGATGCCGTCCCGCTCGCGGTCGGAGTAGGCGTACTCCGGCTCGGCGCGCTGCCACTTGATCTTGTAGAGCGGCGGGTTCGCCAGGTACACGTGACCGTGCTCGATCAGCGGCCGCATGAAGCGGAACAGCAGGGTCAGCAGCAGCGTCCGGATGTGCTGGCCGTCCACGTCGGCGTCGGCCATCAGCACGATCTTGTGGTAGCGCAGCTTGGAGAGGTCGAAGTCCTCGTGGATGCCCGTGCCGAACGCGGTGATCAGCGACTGGACCTCGTTGTTCTTCAGCACGCGGTCGATGCGCGCCTTCTCCACGTTGATGATCTTGCCGCGGATCGGCAGGATCGCCTGGAACATGGAGTCGCGGCCCTCCTTGGCCGAGCCGCCCGCCGAGTCGCCCTCCACGACGTAGATCTCGCAGTCCTCGGGGTTGGTGGAGCGGCAGTCCTTGAGCTTGCCGGGCAGGCCGCCGATGTCGAGGGCGCCCTTGCGGCGGACGAGCTCGCGCGCCTTGCGGGCGGCGATGCGGGCCTGCGCCGACGACACCGCCTTGGTGACGATGGTCCGCGTCTCGTTCGGGTGGCGCTCGAACCAGTCGGCCAGGTGCTCGTTCGTCGACTTCTGCACGAACGACTTGGCCTCGCTGTTGCCCAGCTTGGTCTTCGTCTGGCCCTCGAACTGAGGTTCCTTCAGCTTGACCGAGACGATCGCGGCCAGGCCCTCGCGGATGTCGTCGCCGGTGAGGTTGGAGTCCTTCTCCTTGAGCAGCTTCTTCTCGCGCGCGTACTCGTTGACCACGCGGGTCAGCGCGGCGCGGAAGCCCTCCTCGTGCGTGCCGCCCTCGTGGGTGTTGATCGTGTTGGCGAACGTGTACACCGACGGCGTGTAGCCGGTGTTCCACTGCATCGCCACCTCGACCTCGAGGTCCTCGCCCTTGGCCTCGAAGGAGACGACCTTCTGGTGCACGGCCTCGCGGGTGTGGTTGATGTGGCGGACGAAGTCCTCCAGGCCGCCGGGGTAGTGGAACGTGCGCTCGCGCACGGCCGCGACGTGACCCTCGGCGTCGGCCTCCTCGTCACCCGCCTGGACGCGCTCGTCGCGCAGGATGATCGTCAGACCCTTGTTGAGGAACGCCATCTCCTGCAGGCGGCGGGAGATCGTCTCGATGTTGTAGTCGGTGGTCTCGAAGATCGTCGGGTCGGCCCAGAACGTGATGGCCGTGCCGGTCTCGTCGGTCGGCTCGCCCTTGGTCAGGTCGTGGGCCGGCTTCGTGTTCTCGAACCGCTGGTTCCACGTGAAACCCTCGGTCTTGACCTCGACGTCGACGGCGGTCGACAGCGCGTTCACCACCGAGATGCCGACGCCGTGCAGACCGCCGGACACCGCGTAGGAGTCGCTGTCGAACTTGCCGCCCGCGTGCAGCTTGGTCAGCACCACTTCCAGCGTGGGCCGCTTCTCGACCGGGTGCATGCCGACCGGGATGCCGCGGCCGTCGTCGATGACCCGGACGCCCCCGTTGGCCAGCAGCGTCACGTCCACCACCGTCGCGTAGCCGGCCATGGCCTCGTCGACCGAGTTGTCCACGACCTCCTGGATCAGGTGGTGCAGACCGCGCTCGCCGGTGGAACCGATGTACATGCCTGGCCGCTTGCGGACCGCTTCCAGACCTTCCAGGACGGTGATCGAGGACGCGTTGTACTCATTCTTCTTGGCTGCCACGGGCCTGGTGTCTCCTCGGACTTCACGCGACTGGGACCGTCGCCGGGCGACGCTGGGTTGCGCTACCCCACGATTCTACCGGGGCAGACCGACAGAAACCCACTTAGGACACCCCTGGTTCGCTCACAGGCGGCCCGAAGTGAACGCCGACGTGGCCGGACCGCTGCTCACGGGGTCAAAATCGACTGGTGAGCGCTCACCGCGCCACAGGATCGCCGCTGCGGCCCTGACGCCCATCACCCGTAGGTGTCACGTGGTCCGCGGCCCGGAGCGTGCCTGGGGCCGTAGCGCCAGCTGGGCGCCGCCGGACCCTGCACCTTCAGCTGCTTCACCACGCCGTGCCCGACGCCCGCCGCGATCCGCTTGAGCAGGTCGCGCTGGAGCAGCCGCAGCTGCGTGGCCCACGCCGTGGAGTCGGCCTGGACGGTCAACTCGCCGTCACTGAGCGCTACCGGCTTCGCGTGCTCGGCCACGTCCTCGCCGACCAGCTTCGGCCACCGGGCGAACACCTGGCCACCCGCCAGCCGCTCGACCCAGCCGCGGTCGGCGGCCATCCTCGACGCGAGCCTGCCGAGCGGCTGCGGGTCGCGGTCGTCGGGGCCGGGACCGGACCAGCGGCGACGCCGACGACGGCCGGTCGCGCCCGCCGCACCCTTGCGGACACCCCGCACGCCGCGCTCCTTGGCGGAGGCGCGGGCGGCCTCCAGAGCGGCTCGGGCGAGGTCCGAACCCCGCAGACCACCCTCTTGGGGAGCCTTGGCTGTGGATATGTCCGGTTCCCGAGGGGAGTTATCCACACCATCCACAGGGTTGTCCCCAGCTGTGCGTCGGGTCACACCCATTCGGGGCATCTCCTCAGGCACGGTGCACCTCCCCGTGGCGAACGTCGAACCGCAGCCCGTCCAGCTCCTCGGGCACGTCCTCCGCGACCGCCGCCGTGATGAAGACCTGCTCCGCGCCGGCGGCCACCTTCGCCAACTGGCGACGCCTGCCGCGGTCCAGTTCGGCGAACACATCGTCCAGCACGAGGACCGGTTCGGCCCCCTCGACACGCAGCAGCTCGTACCCGCCGAGCCGCAGGGCCAACGCGAAGGACCATGACTCTCCGTGACTGGCGTAGCCCTTCGCGGGCAGGTCGCCGAGCGCCAGGTCGAGGTCGTCGCGGTGCGGCCCGACCAGGCACACGCCCCGCTCGACCTCCTGCGCGCGCACCCGGTGCAGCTCGGCGAGCAACGCGTCCTCCAGCACGTCCCGGTCGTGCGACCCGCCGCCGGCGGAGCCGGCCGGCCCCGGGAACGCGTCGCCGAGGCTCGACCGGTACGCGATCCGCGCGGGCCGCGACTCCGGCGCCACCTCCGCGTACGCCGCGGCCACGTGCGGCGCGATGTCCGCGACCAGGTCCAGCCGCGCGGCCAGCAGCTCCGCGCCGTGCCGGGCCAGGTGCCCGTCCCACACGTCGAGCGTGCTGATGTCGGCGTTGCGCGCGGCGCGCACGCTCTTGAGCAACGCGCCCCGCTGCTTGAGCACGCGTTCGTAGTCGCTGCGCACCCCGGCGTACCTCGGGGCCCGCGTCGTCAGCAGCTCGTCGAGGAACCGCCGGCGTTCACCGGGGTCGCCGCGCACCAGCGCCAGGTCCTCCGGCGCGAACAGCACCGTGCGCAGGATGCCGAGCACGTCGCGCGGGCGCGGGACCGGGCCGCGGTTGATCCGCGCCCGGTTCGCCTTGCCCGGCGTGATCTCCAGCTCGACCAGCAGCTCGCGCCCCTCGTTGACCACGGCCGTGCGGACCACCGCGCGCGAGGCGCCGTGCCGGATCAGCGGCGCGTCCGTGGCCACCCGGTGCGACCCGAGGGTGGCCACGTACCCCAGCGCCTCGACCAGGTTCGTCTTGCCCTGGCCGTTGCGCCCCACCAGCACGCTCACGCCCGGCTCGAACGCCAGGTCCGCGTGCTCCCACGACCTGAAGTCCGTGACTTGCAGGTGCCGGACGTACAACTCGTCAGCTCTGGGTCGAGCCGGAACCGGACGAAGGACCCGCGGTCTGCACGGCGTGGCCGCCGAACTGGTTGCGCAGCGCCGCGACCGCGCGCATGGCCGGCGAGTCGTCCTGCCGGGACGCGAACCGGGCGAACAGCGCGGCGGAGATCACCGGCGCGGGCACCGCGTGCTTGATCGCCTCCTCGACGGTCCACCGGCCCTCGCCGGAGTCCTCGACGTGGCCGCGCAGGTCGTCCAGCTCCGGGTCCGACTCCAGCGCGCGGACCAGCAGGTCCAGCAGCCACGAGCGGACCACCGTGCCGCGCTGCCACGCCTTGATCGTGGCCGGCACGTCGTCCACCAGCTCGGAGGCCTCGAGCAGCTCGAAGCCCTCGGCGTAGGCCTGCATGAGGCCGTACTCGATGCCGTTGTGGACCATCTTCGCGAAGTGGCCGGCGCCGACGCGGCCCGCGTGCGCGAAGCCCTCCTCGCGCGGCCCCTCCGGGCGCAGCGCGTCGAAGATCGGCATGGCGTGCTCGACGTGCTCGACGTCGCCGCCGACCATCAGGCCGTAGCCGTTCTCCAGGCCCCACACGCCGCCGGACACGCCGGCGTCCAGGTAGCCGACGCCCTTGTCGCCCAGCGCCTTGGCGTTGATCTCGTCGTCGGTGAAGCGCGAGTTGCCGCCGTCGATCACCAGGTCGCCCGGTTCGAGCAGGTCGCCGAGCTCGGCGATCGTCTGGCGGGTGATGTCACCGGCGGGCACCATCACCCACACCAGGCGCGGTGCGGAGAGCTTGCCGACCATGTCGGCGAGCGAGTCGGCGTCGGAGACTTCGGGGTTGCGGTCGTAGCCGACCACCTCGTGCCCCGCGCGGCGGATCCGCTCGCGCATGTTGAAGCCCATCTTGCCGAGGCCGACGAGTCCGAGCTGCACGGTCGTTCCTCTTCCCTAGCGTCTGTGGATGGCGTTGTGGATCAGCCGGGCAGGCGCACGGGCATCAGCAGGTAGAGGTAGCCCGGCGCCACGTTCCCATCCTCGTCCACCGGCTTGAGCAGTGCGGGCCGACTGGGTGTGGTGAAGGACAAGTGCGCCCGCGGCGTGCGGACGGCCTGGAGCCCTTCGAGGAGGTAGGTCGGGTTGAACGCGATGGTGACCGCGTCGCCGGTGTAGTCGACCGGCAGCTCCTCCTCGGCGCTGCCCTCGTCGTCGCCGCCGGCGGACAGGCGCAGGCCGCTGTCCACGAACTCCAGCCGGACCTGCGTGCCGCGTTCGGCGACCAGCGACACGCGCTTGATCGCCTGCACCAGCGCGTCGACCTCGATGATCGCGGCGGCCGAGTGCTCGGTGGGCAGCAGCTGGCGGTACTTGGGGAAGTCGGCGTCGAGCAGGCGGGTGGTCGTGCGGCGGCCCGTGCCGGACAGGCCGAGCAGGCCGTCGTTCGCGGCGAGGGACAGCTCGACCTTCGCGCCGGACGCGCCGAGCGTCTTCGCGGAGTCGTTGAGGGTCTTGGCCGGCACGAGCACGGCGACCTCGCCGAGGGACTCGTTCGGCTCCCACGGGAACTCGCGCATGGCGAGCCGGAAGCGGTCGGTGGCGACCAGGGTCACCTTGCCCTCGCCGATCTCCAGCCGGACGCCGGTCAGCATCGGCAGCGTGTCGTCCTTGCCCGCCGCGACGGCGACCTGGGTGACGGCCTCGGCGAAGAGCTCGCCGGGAAGCTCGCCGGCGAGCTGCGGCATGGACGGCAGCTGCGGGTAGTCCTCGACCGGCATGGTCGGCAGGCTGAACCGGGCGCTGCCGCAGGAGATCGTCATCCGGGAGCCGTCGACCGCGATCTCGACCGGGTGGTTCGGCAGCGCCTTGGTGATGTCGGCCAGCAGCCGTCCGCTGACGAGCGCCTTGCCGCCGTCGGCGATCGTGGCCGGGACGCCGCACTGGGCGGACACCTCGTAGTCGAAGCCGGAGACGGTCAGCGCCTCGCCGGAGCCGTCCTCCGCCCCGGCGTCGAGCAGGATGCCGCCGAGCACCGCCACAGGCGGCCTGGACGGCAGGCTGCGGGCGACCCAGGCGACGGCGTCGGCCAGGCCGTCGCGCTCGACGCGGATCTTCATGAGGCGTCCTTCCTCAAGTCGGCATGACCAACAACAGCATGCGTTGCGGTGGGGGTTGGGGAGCCGCGGCCCTCGCCGGATCTTCCGACCCTCGGCGCGGAGGCTCCCCACCGTAGAGCGTCGGGGCGGGCTTCGTCACCTCGGGGCTGCCCGGGGACGAGGCGCTGCCGAGCGCTCGTCCCCGGGCCCGACCGCCGCCTGTTTTTTCTTTGTTCTTCTCTTCAAGGGAAGACAACAGCAACAGCAGTAGGGCCTGTGGATTGTGTGGACAACCCCGGTTTCCGCAGCGTGTCGCCCGCTTGGAGGTGTGGATGGACACGGGGTGTCACCCGGGGACAAGTCGGTGTCCCCGGGGAGAACTCGCGGGCTCCTCCGTTCGGTCCACAGGAAGGCCGAGTTGTCCCCGGGTTAATCCCCGGGTGTGGGCCGAGTTGTACCCGGGTGCTGCACAGGGTGATGGTGGGCCGAATCTCCCCTGAGGGGCCGCTTTTCCGGGCCTGTGGACAACCCGTGGCCCGCGGTTCACCAGCGCCGGCACCTGCGACGAGGTCGTTGGGCCGCACCGGGAACGCCCTTTTCGCGGCCCTCGTGGGGCGGGGGTACCTCACACGGGTGACATGAAACGACCCCCGTCGGCCCCGGGCGCCACGCCCGGGTGACGCGGGCGCCTGATCAGGCGCGGGTGGGCCGGCGCGGTCGCGGCACCCGGGTGCCGCCGGCGGGTCCGGTTCGCACCCGGGTGCGGTGCGGCCCGTCCCCGGGTGCGACAGCGGCACCCGGGGACGGGAGGGGCCGCACCCGGGGACGGGAGGGGCGGGTGCCGGGCCGGCCGGAGGCGCGCTTCGACGACGGCTGCGCGCGGGCCGTTCCGGGGTGGGCTGCCGGCCGGCGCGCCGGGGCGCTGTGGGTGCCCCGCGGCCGTGCCGGGTGCGGGCGGCCGGGTGCGGGTGCCGGGCGGCTGGAGCACGCGTGCCGGGACAAGGGGTGCCGGAGGCGGGCCACCGGGTCGCCGAGCGGGTCGACCGGCGGGCGTGGCGGCGTCGGCGTCGGCTCAGGTGCCGGGCCGGTCGGGGCGGCGAAAGCCGGCGCCGCGCCTGGACGTGGCCGGGCGCGGCGCGGGTGGTGGGGGTGGTGCGGACGCAGAGCGCAAGCGTTTGCGGGTCAGGGGGTGTGGCGGGCGCGCTGCTTGATGCGCGACGTCAGCTCCTGCACCTGCTCGTACACCCGGCGGCGCTCGGCCATCTCCTTGCGGATCTTCTTGTCCGCGTGCATGACCGTCGTGTGGTCGCGGCCGCCGAACGTCTGGCCGATCTTCGGCAGCGACAGGTCCGTCAGCTCGCGGCACAGGTACATGGAGATCTGCCGCGCCTGGGCCAGGACCTTCGTCTTGCCGGGGCCGCACAGGTCGTCTATGGACACGGAGAAGAACTCCGCGGTGACCGCCATGATCGTGGGCGCGGTGATCTCCGGGGCGTGCGAGTCCGGGATCAGGTCGCGCAGCACTATCTCGGCCAGCTGCACGTCGACCGGCTGCCGGTTGAGCGAGGCGAACGCGGTGACGCGGATGAGCGCGCCCTCCAGCTCGCGGATGTTCCGCTCGATCCGGGCCGCGATGAACTCCAGCACCTCGGCGGGCGCGGCCAGCCGGTCCTGCGCGGCCTTCTTGCGCAGGATGGCGATCCGC
It contains:
- the gyrB gene encoding DNA topoisomerase (ATP-hydrolyzing) subunit B; translated protein: MAAKKNEYNASSITVLEGLEAVRKRPGMYIGSTGERGLHHLIQEVVDNSVDEAMAGYATVVDVTLLANGGVRVIDDGRGIPVGMHPVEKRPTLEVVLTKLHAGGKFDSDSYAVSGGLHGVGISVVNALSTAVDVEVKTEGFTWNQRFENTKPAHDLTKGEPTDETGTAITFWADPTIFETTDYNIETISRRLQEMAFLNKGLTIILRDERVQAGDEEADAEGHVAAVRERTFHYPGGLEDFVRHINHTREAVHQKVVSFEAKGEDLEVEVAMQWNTGYTPSVYTFANTINTHEGGTHEEGFRAALTRVVNEYAREKKLLKEKDSNLTGDDIREGLAAIVSVKLKEPQFEGQTKTKLGNSEAKSFVQKSTNEHLADWFERHPNETRTIVTKAVSSAQARIAARKARELVRRKGALDIGGLPGKLKDCRSTNPEDCEIYVVEGDSAGGSAKEGRDSMFQAILPIRGKIINVEKARIDRVLKNNEVQSLITAFGTGIHEDFDLSKLRYHKIVLMADADVDGQHIRTLLLTLLFRFMRPLIEHGHVYLANPPLYKIKWQRAEPEYAYSDRERDGIIQAGLAAGKKIGKDDNIQRYKGLGEMNSSELWETTMDPANRVLTQVTMDDAATADELFSVLMGEDVEARRAFITRNAKGVRFLDV
- a CDS encoding DciA family protein, with the protein product MRGSDLARAALEAARASAKERGVRGVRKGAAGATGRRRRRRWSGPGPDDRDPQPLGRLASRMAADRGWVERLAGGQVFARWPKLVGEDVAEHAKPVALSDGELTVQADSTAWATQLRLLQRDLLKRIAAGVGHGVVKQLKVQGPAAPSWRYGPRHAPGRGPRDTYG
- the recF gene encoding DNA replication/repair protein RecF (All proteins in this family for which functions are known are DNA-binding proteins that assist the filamentation of RecA onto DNA for the initiation of recombination or recombinational repair.): MYVRHLQVTDFRSWEHADLAFEPGVSVLVGRNGQGKTNLVEALGYVATLGSHRVATDAPLIRHGASRAVVRTAVVNEGRELLVELEITPGKANRARINRGPVPRPRDVLGILRTVLFAPEDLALVRGDPGERRRFLDELLTTRAPRYAGVRSDYERVLKQRGALLKSVRAARNADISTLDVWDGHLARHGAELLAARLDLVADIAPHVAAAYAEVAPESRPARIAYRSSLGDAFPGPAGSAGGGSHDRDVLEDALLAELHRVRAQEVERGVCLVGPHRDDLDLALGDLPAKGYASHGESWSFALALRLGGYELLRVEGAEPVLVLDDVFAELDRGRRRQLAKVAAGAEQVFITAAVAEDVPEELDGLRFDVRHGEVHRA
- the gnd gene encoding phosphogluconate dehydrogenase (NAD(+)-dependent, decarboxylating) — translated: MQLGLVGLGKMGFNMRERIRRAGHEVVGYDRNPEVSDADSLADMVGKLSAPRLVWVMVPAGDITRQTIAELGDLLEPGDLVIDGGNSRFTDDEINAKALGDKGVGYLDAGVSGGVWGLENGYGLMVGGDVEHVEHAMPIFDALRPEGPREEGFAHAGRVGAGHFAKMVHNGIEYGLMQAYAEGFELLEASELVDDVPATIKAWQRGTVVRSWLLDLLVRALESDPELDDLRGHVEDSGEGRWTVEEAIKHAVPAPVISAALFARFASRQDDSPAMRAVAALRNQFGGHAVQTAGPSSGSGSTQS
- the dnaN gene encoding DNA polymerase III subunit beta; the encoded protein is MKIRVERDGLADAVAWVARSLPSRPPVAVLGGILLDAGAEDGSGEALTVSGFDYEVSAQCGVPATIADGGKALVSGRLLADITKALPNHPVEIAVDGSRMTISCGSARFSLPTMPVEDYPQLPSMPQLAGELPGELFAEAVTQVAVAAGKDDTLPMLTGVRLEIGEGKVTLVATDRFRLAMREFPWEPNESLGEVAVLVPAKTLNDSAKTLGASGAKVELSLAANDGLLGLSGTGRRTTTRLLDADFPKYRQLLPTEHSAAAIIEVDALVQAIKRVSLVAERGTQVRLEFVDSGLRLSAGGDDEGSAEEELPVDYTGDAVTIAFNPTYLLEGLQAVRTPRAHLSFTTPSRPALLKPVDEDGNVAPGYLYLLMPVRLPG